The following proteins come from a genomic window of Winogradskyella sp. PC-19:
- a CDS encoding TIGR01777 family oxidoreductase, whose translation MKKIIIAGGNGFLGKILENYFSKKGYDIKILSRKPKAKNHILWNGKELGNWTKHLENTEAIINLAGRSVDCKYTEVNKKEIYNSRIDSTNILGLAINLCENPPKFWLNSSTSTIYQDSYTKEMTEENGDIGDDFSMNIAKSWEEAFITITNPKTRKIVLRTSIVLGKNGGAFIPLKRLVKFGLGGKQGHGKQKVSWIHELDFARAIDFLMSENQEGIFNIVSPKPTDNKTLMQTIRKVLKFPFGISQPKWLLKIGAKLIGTEAELVLKSRNVIPEKLLKNGFEFKYNTINDAINSLNIKQLYCHFFKLFL comes from the coding sequence ATGAAAAAAATAATCATCGCTGGCGGAAATGGTTTTCTAGGTAAAATCCTAGAAAACTATTTTTCCAAAAAAGGATACGACATAAAAATATTGTCTAGAAAGCCAAAGGCCAAAAATCATATTCTATGGAACGGAAAAGAACTTGGCAATTGGACAAAACACTTAGAAAATACAGAGGCTATAATTAATCTTGCTGGAAGGTCTGTAGATTGTAAATATACTGAGGTTAATAAAAAAGAGATTTACAATTCACGCATAGACTCTACCAATATTTTGGGTTTAGCAATCAATCTTTGTGAAAATCCTCCTAAATTTTGGCTTAACTCATCGACATCTACAATATACCAAGACTCGTATACAAAAGAAATGACGGAAGAAAATGGTGACATTGGTGATGACTTCTCAATGAATATTGCCAAATCTTGGGAAGAAGCTTTCATAACTATCACAAATCCAAAAACAAGGAAGATAGTTTTAAGAACATCAATAGTCTTAGGTAAAAATGGTGGTGCTTTTATTCCATTAAAACGCTTGGTTAAATTTGGACTTGGTGGAAAACAAGGACACGGCAAACAAAAAGTTAGCTGGATACATGAATTGGACTTTGCACGTGCAATCGATTTTTTAATGTCTGAAAATCAAGAAGGTATTTTTAATATTGTTTCGCCAAAACCGACAGATAACAAAACGTTGATGCAAACTATAAGGAAAGTTCTTAAATTCCCTTTTGGGATTTCACAACCTAAATGGCTTTTAAAAATTGGAGCAAAACTGATCGGCACTGAAGCAGAATTGGTTTTAAAGAGCAGGAATGTTATTCCAGAAAAACTTTTGAAAAATGGATTTGAATTTAAATACAACACTATTAATGATGCCATAAATTCATTAAATATTAAGCAACTTTATTGTCATTTTTTTAAACTATTTTTATAG
- a CDS encoding 5-(carboxyamino)imidazole ribonucleotide synthase, with the protein MNYFSSDFKLGILGGGQLGKMMLYATRKFDIATKVIDSNKNAPSRLACDEFVTGDILDYDTVLKFGRSVDVLTFEIENVNVDALETLENEGKKVFPSSKTLRTIQNKATQKLFYTDNNIPTAPFSRFAYASEIEDAIENGGLSIPFVWKSARFGYDGQGVKVIRNISDLKDLPNTECIAEALIPFKNELAVIVARNENGEIKTYPTVEMEFHPEANQVEYVLCPARLPDNITKKAEDLALKVADAYKHVGLLAVEMFLTKDDKVLVNEVAPRPHNSGHYSIEGSFTCQFEQQLRAILNLPLGKTESKVASVMVNLVGAENHSGNVLYKNIEKIMAMDGVTPHIYGKKQTRPFRKMGHVTIIDNDINQARAIAQEVKETIQVISK; encoded by the coding sequence ATGAACTACTTTTCTTCAGATTTTAAACTTGGTATTTTAGGTGGCGGACAATTGGGCAAAATGATGCTCTACGCAACTCGAAAATTTGATATTGCCACAAAGGTCATTGACTCCAACAAAAACGCACCTTCAAGGTTAGCTTGTGACGAATTTGTAACTGGCGATATTCTAGATTACGATACAGTTTTAAAATTTGGGCGTAGTGTAGATGTATTGACTTTTGAAATTGAAAACGTAAATGTTGATGCATTAGAGACTTTAGAAAATGAAGGAAAAAAAGTATTTCCGTCTTCGAAGACTTTAAGAACAATACAAAATAAAGCCACACAGAAATTATTTTACACTGATAATAACATTCCCACAGCACCATTTTCTCGATTTGCTTATGCTTCGGAAATTGAAGATGCTATTGAAAACGGTGGATTATCAATTCCGTTTGTTTGGAAAAGTGCACGATTTGGGTATGATGGTCAAGGTGTAAAAGTCATCCGAAATATTTCGGACTTAAAAGATTTACCAAATACAGAATGTATTGCCGAAGCTTTAATTCCCTTTAAAAACGAATTAGCAGTAATTGTTGCAAGAAATGAAAACGGAGAGATAAAAACATATCCTACGGTAGAAATGGAATTTCATCCCGAAGCCAACCAAGTAGAGTACGTTTTGTGCCCAGCAAGATTGCCAGATAACATCACAAAAAAAGCAGAAGATTTAGCTTTAAAAGTTGCAGACGCCTATAAACATGTTGGGCTTTTGGCTGTAGAAATGTTTTTAACTAAAGACGACAAGGTATTAGTTAATGAAGTCGCACCAAGACCTCATAATTCTGGACATTACAGTATCGAAGGAAGTTTTACTTGCCAATTTGAACAGCAATTGAGAGCCATTTTAAATTTACCGCTAGGTAAAACAGAAAGTAAAGTAGCAAGCGTTATGGTTAATCTTGTAGGTGCAGAAAATCATTCAGGAAATGTCCTCTACAAAAACATTGAAAAAATAATGGCTATGGATGGTGTAACGCCTCATATTTATGGAAAGAAACAAACACGTCCTTTCCGAAAAATGGGACACGTAACTATTATTGACAATGATATAAATCAAGCTAGAGCAATTGCTCAAGAAGTAAAAGAAACCATACAAGTTATAAGTAAATAA
- a CDS encoding GbsR/MarR family transcriptional regulator — protein sequence MEYKEAKEKFISTWGSLGTLWGINKAMAQIQALLFISTKPLSMEDIMEELKISRGNTSMNLRQLMDWGIVTKVLVSGERKEFFTTEKDVQELARVIAKERSRREIKPVIKVLDEVSSIKDDGTEKTKELIKQTKALHNLTKDADAMINKLMDQKRNWLTKSVFKLLK from the coding sequence ATGGAATACAAAGAAGCAAAAGAAAAGTTCATAAGTACCTGGGGAAGTTTAGGTACACTTTGGGGTATCAATAAAGCGATGGCCCAGATACAAGCTTTACTTTTTATATCCACCAAACCTTTGTCGATGGAAGACATAATGGAGGAGTTAAAAATCTCTCGTGGAAATACGAGTATGAATTTACGCCAATTAATGGATTGGGGTATTGTTACCAAAGTATTAGTTTCTGGTGAACGCAAGGAATTTTTTACTACTGAAAAAGATGTGCAAGAATTAGCTAGAGTTATTGCTAAGGAACGTAGTCGTAGAGAAATCAAACCTGTTATAAAAGTTCTTGACGAAGTCTCATCAATAAAAGATGATGGTACAGAAAAAACTAAAGAATTAATTAAACAAACAAAAGCATTGCATAACCTAACCAAAGATGCCGATGCAATGATTAATAAATTAATGGACCAGAAACGGAACTGGTTAACAAAATCAGTTTTTAAACTACTGAAATAA
- the gcvP gene encoding aminomethyl-transferring glycine dehydrogenase produces the protein MDTTSFALRHIGPSPQEQKAMLNTIGVTSIEQLVSETVPADIRLKKDLDLEAAMSEQEYLNHISELSKLNKVFKSYIGLGYHPANLPAVIQRNILENPGWYTAYTPYQAEIAQGRLEALLNYQTMVIDLTGMEMANASLLDESTAAAEAMSLLFAVRERAQKKAGVNKFFVSDLVLPQTIDLLETRAIPIGIELVVGNEAEFHLSEEYFGALLQYPGKNGHITDIKSFIKNANSFGVKVAVAADILSLVKLEAPGKFGADVVVGTTQRFGIPMGYGGPHAAYFATKEKYKRDVPGRIIGVTKDLDENRALRMALQTREQHIKRDKATSNICTAQVLLAVMAGMYAVYHGPKGLEFIANKVKNSASTLANALADLGLEQVNSHYFDTLQIKADAVKTKYEAEKREVNFHYPDTNTVTIAINETTTVTDLNQIIEIFEVVSGNKTAQISEVSETETIPDSLKRTTEFLTFDVFNKYHSETELMRYIKRLERKDLALNHSMISLGSCTMKLNAASEMLPLSWSNWGNMHPFAPVYQAAGYKVMLNALENQLTEITGFSATSLQPNSGAQGEFAGLMVIRAYHESRGDSHRNICLIPSSAHGTNPASAVMAGMKVVVTKASDNGNIDVDDLREKAELHKDNLSALMVTYPSTHGVYESEIKEITKIIHDNGGQVYMDGANMNAQVGVTNPGNIGADVCHLNLHKTFAIPHGGGGPGVGPICVAEQLVPFLPGNAIIKTGGHQSISAISAAPFGSALACIISYGYIKMLGAKGLREATEVAILNANYIKERLEGYYPTLYVGENGRAAHEMIIDCRAFKEKGIEVVDIAKRLMDYGFHAPTVSFPVAGTMMIEPTESENKAEMDRFCDAMISIRKEVDEVSEDEPDNVLKNAPHTMTMLTSDEWLFPYTREKAAFPLEFVADNKFWPTVRRVNEAYGDRNLICSCAPIEDYVEA, from the coding sequence ATGGATACAACATCTTTTGCATTACGACACATTGGCCCAAGCCCACAAGAGCAAAAAGCCATGTTAAACACCATTGGTGTAACAAGTATTGAACAGTTAGTTTCTGAAACTGTACCAGCAGATATTCGTCTTAAAAAAGACTTAGATCTTGAGGCAGCTATGAGCGAGCAGGAATATTTAAATCATATTTCAGAGCTTTCAAAACTTAATAAAGTTTTTAAATCTTACATCGGTTTAGGATATCACCCAGCAAATTTACCTGCAGTTATACAACGTAATATTTTAGAAAATCCAGGTTGGTATACAGCTTACACGCCTTACCAAGCTGAAATCGCCCAAGGCCGATTAGAAGCGCTTCTTAATTACCAAACCATGGTAATTGATTTGACAGGTATGGAAATGGCAAATGCATCTCTTTTAGACGAGAGTACTGCTGCTGCCGAAGCAATGAGTTTATTATTTGCAGTCAGAGAACGTGCTCAGAAAAAAGCAGGTGTTAATAAATTCTTTGTATCTGATTTAGTATTACCACAAACAATAGATTTACTAGAAACACGTGCTATACCCATTGGTATTGAGCTTGTCGTTGGTAATGAGGCAGAGTTTCATCTTTCTGAAGAATACTTTGGTGCATTATTACAGTATCCAGGTAAAAATGGGCATATCACGGATATCAAAAGTTTTATAAAAAATGCAAATAGCTTTGGTGTAAAAGTTGCTGTAGCAGCAGATATATTAAGTCTAGTAAAACTTGAAGCTCCTGGAAAATTTGGAGCAGATGTTGTCGTTGGTACAACACAACGTTTTGGAATCCCAATGGGTTATGGTGGACCACACGCAGCTTATTTTGCAACAAAAGAAAAATACAAACGTGATGTTCCTGGTCGTATCATTGGTGTAACTAAGGATTTGGATGAAAATCGTGCATTACGTATGGCGCTCCAAACGCGAGAGCAACATATTAAAAGAGATAAAGCAACATCTAACATATGTACAGCGCAAGTTTTATTAGCTGTAATGGCTGGAATGTATGCCGTTTACCATGGACCAAAAGGTCTAGAATTTATTGCAAATAAGGTTAAGAATTCTGCATCGACTTTAGCTAATGCTTTAGCAGATTTAGGATTAGAGCAAGTTAACTCTCATTATTTTGACACACTTCAGATTAAAGCAGATGCTGTTAAAACAAAGTATGAAGCTGAAAAAAGAGAAGTCAACTTTCACTACCCAGATACAAATACAGTTACAATAGCAATCAATGAAACAACTACTGTAACTGATTTAAATCAAATCATTGAAATATTTGAAGTCGTTAGTGGAAATAAAACAGCACAAATCTCTGAAGTTTCTGAAACAGAAACCATTCCAGATAGCTTAAAGCGTACGACAGAGTTTTTAACTTTTGATGTGTTCAATAAATATCATTCCGAAACGGAATTAATGCGATATATAAAGCGTTTAGAGCGCAAAGATTTAGCATTGAACCACTCAATGATTTCATTAGGGTCTTGTACAATGAAGCTAAATGCAGCTTCAGAGATGTTGCCTCTTAGTTGGAGCAACTGGGGAAATATGCACCCATTTGCGCCAGTATATCAAGCTGCTGGTTATAAAGTAATGCTAAACGCGTTAGAAAACCAACTTACTGAAATCACAGGTTTTTCTGCCACATCTCTACAACCAAATTCTGGTGCTCAAGGAGAATTTGCTGGTTTAATGGTTATTAGAGCTTATCATGAATCTCGTGGTGATAGTCACAGAAACATTTGTCTAATTCCATCATCTGCTCATGGTACAAATCCAGCGAGTGCGGTTATGGCAGGAATGAAAGTCGTTGTAACTAAAGCATCAGACAATGGAAATATTGATGTAGATGATTTACGAGAAAAAGCTGAATTACATAAAGATAATCTTTCGGCGTTAATGGTAACTTATCCATCCACACATGGCGTTTACGAATCAGAGATTAAAGAAATCACTAAAATCATTCACGATAATGGTGGTCAAGTTTATATGGATGGCGCGAATATGAATGCACAAGTTGGTGTTACAAATCCAGGAAATATTGGTGCAGACGTATGTCACCTTAATTTGCATAAAACATTTGCAATTCCTCATGGTGGTGGTGGACCAGGTGTTGGCCCAATCTGTGTTGCTGAGCAACTAGTACCATTTTTACCAGGAAACGCAATTATTAAAACTGGTGGACACCAATCTATATCAGCGATTTCTGCTGCGCCTTTTGGTTCTGCGTTAGCTTGTATTATTTCTTATGGCTATATCAAAATGTTAGGTGCAAAAGGGTTAAGAGAAGCTACAGAAGTAGCCATTTTAAACGCCAACTACATCAAAGAACGTTTAGAAGGTTATTACCCAACTTTGTATGTAGGCGAAAACGGACGTGCAGCACATGAAATGATTATCGATTGCCGTGCATTTAAAGAAAAAGGTATTGAAGTTGTTGATATCGCGAAACGATTAATGGATTACGGTTTTCATGCGCCAACAGTGTCATTCCCGGTTGCAGGCACTATGATGATTGAACCAACTGAAAGTGAAAACAAAGCAGAAATGGATCGCTTCTGTGACGCCATGATTTCAATAAGAAAAGAAGTAGATGAAGTTTCTGAAGACGAACCAGATAACGTACTTAAAAATGCGCCACACACTATGACAATGCTAACTTCTGACGAATGGTTATTTCCATACACAAGAGAGAAAGCTGCATTTCCATTAGAGTTTGTTGCAGACAATAAGTTTTGGCCAACTGTAAGACGAGTTAATGAAGCTTATGGTGACAGAAACTTAATCTGTAGCTGTGCACCTATTGAAGATTATGTAGAAGCATAA
- a CDS encoding sigma-70 family RNA polymerase sigma factor: MAEHKINPNDWIKRYSDYLFNYTITRVSDREIAQDLVQETFLAGLKSMANFKGEASERTWLIAILKRKIIDHYRKINSNKGKAEVRMSYNSDSETEGDWLEERVADPFDKTAEDTIENTELGVAIHNCLDKLPKKQGRVFKMKTLLNYETEAICNEMDITASNLWVIIHRARTAMASCMEENWF, encoded by the coding sequence ATGGCAGAACATAAAATAAACCCTAACGATTGGATTAAACGCTATTCTGACTATTTATTTAACTACACAATTACTCGTGTTAGTGATAGAGAAATAGCGCAAGACTTGGTCCAAGAAACTTTTTTAGCTGGCTTAAAATCTATGGCTAACTTCAAAGGAGAAGCAAGTGAACGCACTTGGTTGATTGCTATATTAAAACGAAAAATCATCGACCATTACCGCAAAATAAATTCTAATAAAGGCAAAGCAGAAGTGCGCATGTCTTATAATAGTGATTCTGAAACTGAAGGCGATTGGTTAGAAGAACGTGTAGCTGACCCATTTGACAAAACAGCTGAAGACACTATCGAAAACACCGAATTAGGAGTTGCTATTCATAATTGTTTAGACAAACTCCCTAAAAAACAGGGTAGAGTTTTTAAGATGAAAACTTTATTGAATTACGAAACGGAAGCCATTTGTAATGAAATGGATATTACTGCGTCTAACCTTTGGGTAATTATACATAGAGCAAGAACTGCTATGGCTAGTTGCATGGAAGAAAATTGGTTTTAA
- a CDS encoding M3 family metallopeptidase yields the protein MSILNKPFNTSYNTAPFSEIKNEDFLPAFKTAIKKAKAEIDAIVKNSEAPSFENTIEALDYSGEELDRLSSIFFNLNSAETNDAIQKTAQEVSPLLSEFSNDITLNEDLFKRVKTVYDSKTGLELTTEQETLLDKKYKSFSRNGANLADNKKDKLREIDKELSQLKLKFGEHILAETNKFEMLHTNEADLSGLPDSAKEAAKQLAESKGKDGWLITLDYPSYIPFMTYADNRELRKKLSKAFGSKGFKGDNLDNQDIVLKIANLRNERAKLLGYKTHAHFVLEERMAETPNNVQNFLNELLEKAKPAAKNEFKNLEDFAKEINDIDQLQKWDSGYYSEKLKQKLFSLDDEQLKPYFKLENVINGAFTVAQKLFGLQFEEIDTIDKYHEDVLTYKVIDDSGDLVSIFYADFFPRSGKRNGAWMTSFKPQMIKDGRNHRPHISIVCNFTKPTPTKPSLLTFNEVTTLFHEFGHALHGMLANTTYPSLSGTNVYWDFVELPSQILENWCYEEETLKLFATHYKTGEIIPMDLIEKIKASSTFHEGMQTLRQLSFGMLDMAWHGNESPQDIKSVKDFETKAFAGTNLYPEVKESCMSTAFAHIFQGGYSSGYYSYKWAEVLDADAFEYFKEEGIFNKTVANKFKTFVLSQGGTENPMLLYKRFRGQEPKPEALLRRAGLIK from the coding sequence ATGAGTATCCTAAATAAACCCTTCAATACCTCATACAATACGGCTCCATTTTCTGAAATAAAAAATGAAGACTTCTTACCTGCATTTAAAACAGCTATAAAAAAAGCTAAAGCAGAAATCGATGCGATTGTAAAAAACTCTGAAGCACCAAGTTTTGAAAATACAATTGAAGCTTTGGATTATTCAGGTGAAGAATTGGATAGACTTTCGAGTATATTTTTTAATCTTAATTCTGCAGAAACAAATGATGCTATTCAAAAAACAGCACAAGAGGTTTCTCCATTACTATCCGAGTTCAGTAATGATATTACATTAAACGAGGATTTATTTAAACGTGTAAAAACTGTTTACGATTCTAAAACTGGTTTGGAGCTAACTACTGAACAGGAAACACTTCTTGATAAGAAATACAAAAGCTTTTCAAGAAACGGTGCAAACCTAGCAGATAATAAAAAAGATAAACTCCGTGAGATAGATAAAGAGTTAAGTCAATTAAAATTAAAATTTGGTGAACATATTTTAGCAGAAACGAATAAGTTTGAAATGCTTCATACTAATGAAGCTGACCTTTCTGGTTTGCCTGACAGCGCTAAAGAAGCAGCAAAACAATTAGCAGAAAGCAAAGGAAAAGATGGTTGGTTAATCACATTAGATTACCCAAGTTACATCCCTTTTATGACGTATGCAGATAATCGCGAATTAAGAAAAAAGTTATCTAAAGCTTTTGGGAGCAAAGGCTTTAAGGGAGATAATTTAGATAATCAAGATATTGTACTAAAAATCGCAAACCTCAGAAATGAACGCGCAAAATTATTAGGCTACAAAACACATGCTCATTTTGTTTTGGAAGAGCGCATGGCAGAAACACCAAATAATGTACAGAATTTCCTTAACGAATTACTAGAAAAAGCAAAACCTGCTGCAAAAAACGAATTCAAAAATCTCGAAGATTTTGCTAAAGAAATCAATGATATTGACCAGTTGCAAAAATGGGATTCGGGATATTATTCAGAAAAACTAAAGCAAAAATTATTCAGTTTAGATGATGAGCAATTAAAACCATATTTCAAGCTAGAAAATGTAATCAATGGTGCATTTACTGTGGCGCAGAAATTATTTGGATTACAATTCGAAGAAATTGATACAATTGATAAATACCATGAAGATGTCTTGACTTACAAAGTTATTGACGATTCTGGTGATTTAGTTTCTATTTTTTATGCAGATTTCTTTCCAAGATCTGGCAAGCGTAATGGCGCTTGGATGACTTCTTTTAAGCCACAAATGATTAAAGATGGCCGTAATCATCGTCCACATATATCAATAGTATGCAACTTTACCAAACCTACTCCTACAAAACCTTCGTTACTTACATTTAATGAAGTCACTACCTTGTTTCACGAGTTTGGACACGCACTTCATGGTATGTTAGCAAATACAACATATCCAAGTCTATCTGGCACTAACGTATATTGGGATTTTGTAGAATTACCAAGTCAGATTTTAGAAAATTGGTGTTACGAAGAAGAAACATTAAAATTGTTTGCAACACATTACAAGACTGGAGAGATTATTCCAATGGATTTAATAGAAAAAATAAAAGCATCATCTACCTTTCATGAAGGTATGCAGACACTTCGTCAATTAAGTTTTGGAATGCTAGATATGGCTTGGCATGGTAATGAATCACCGCAAGACATTAAATCTGTAAAAGATTTTGAAACCAAAGCTTTTGCAGGAACAAATTTGTATCCAGAAGTAAAAGAAAGTTGTATGAGTACAGCGTTTGCACACATTTTTCAAGGTGGTTATTCGTCAGGATATTATAGTTACAAATGGGCAGAAGTTTTAGATGCTGATGCTTTTGAATATTTTAAAGAAGAAGGTATTTTTAATAAAACGGTTGCAAATAAATTTAAAACATTTGTACTATCTCAAGGTGGTACTGAAAACCCAATGTTATTATACAAACGTTTTAGAGGTCAAGAACCTAAACCCGAAGCTTTACTTAGACGAGCTGGATTGATAAAATAA
- the purE gene encoding 5-(carboxyamino)imidazole ribonucleotide mutase, protein MSKVAVIMGSKSDLPVMQDAIDILKGFDIEVEVDIVSAHRTPEKLFDFSKNAHNRDIKVIIAGAGGAAHLPGMVASLSPLPVIGVPVKSSNSIDGWDSVLSILQMPGGVPVATVALNGAKNAGILAAQILGTADNCVLDKVKVYKEGLKAKVIDSAKDLK, encoded by the coding sequence ATGAGTAAAGTAGCCGTAATCATGGGAAGCAAAAGCGATTTGCCAGTAATGCAAGACGCCATAGATATTTTAAAAGGTTTTGATATTGAGGTCGAAGTAGATATTGTTTCTGCACATCGTACACCAGAAAAATTATTTGATTTCAGTAAAAACGCACATAACCGAGACATCAAAGTCATTATTGCAGGCGCTGGTGGCGCAGCCCATTTACCCGGTATGGTAGCCTCATTATCACCATTACCTGTAATTGGTGTTCCTGTTAAAAGTAGCAATTCTATTGATGGCTGGGATTCTGTTTTATCTATTTTACAAATGCCTGGTGGCGTGCCAGTCGCAACAGTTGCTCTAAATGGAGCGAAAAATGCTGGTATTTTAGCGGCCCAGATATTAGGAACTGCAGACAATTGTGTTTTGGACAAAGTAAAAGTTTACAAAGAAGGCTTAAAGGCCAAAGTCATTGATTCTGCTAAAGATTTAAAATAA
- a CDS encoding T6SS phospholipase effector Tle1-like catalytic domain-containing protein, translated as MISTLKEYCKKSIYAVVCLLIFGCKSTAPLVTPNLNSDAPKDILIFIDGTANTPKDNTNINKLRLLAKQSDSLDSFYTVGVGGGKDFKISGMAFGVGVKRDVVEAYDFLMKRYKKQRGDRIHLFGFSRGAFTCQVLTDFIYTAGMIKLEKHVDSVKQMRLIKKIYTAYRQNRTHTERQRNVGKVIKKWELKNNQTITRMPKVDIEVLGLFDNVEALAAPDYKEKFCNPNNSHLNQYVNVNKVFHAVALDDNRAQIFTPILSSCNNIKLRRNKTLDDVVKEVWFSGAHSDVGGGYTDSPEISYVSLNWMIMS; from the coding sequence ATGATTTCTACATTAAAAGAGTATTGTAAAAAAAGTATATATGCAGTCGTTTGTTTGTTGATTTTTGGCTGTAAATCTACTGCACCGTTAGTAACTCCAAATCTAAATTCTGACGCTCCGAAGGATATTTTAATATTTATTGATGGAACAGCAAATACACCCAAGGACAATACAAATATTAACAAATTGCGATTACTTGCTAAACAAAGTGATAGTTTAGATTCTTTTTACACAGTTGGTGTTGGAGGAGGAAAAGATTTCAAGATTTCAGGCATGGCATTTGGTGTTGGTGTCAAAAGAGATGTTGTTGAGGCTTATGACTTTTTGATGAAACGCTACAAAAAACAACGAGGCGATAGAATTCATTTATTTGGCTTTAGCAGAGGTGCTTTTACTTGTCAGGTTCTAACAGATTTTATTTATACCGCTGGTATGATTAAATTAGAAAAGCATGTAGATAGTGTTAAGCAAATGCGTCTTATAAAAAAAATATACACTGCTTATCGACAAAACAGAACACATACCGAAAGGCAACGTAATGTAGGAAAGGTTATAAAAAAATGGGAGCTTAAAAATAATCAAACAATTACAAGAATGCCTAAAGTCGATATTGAGGTTTTAGGTCTATTTGATAATGTCGAGGCTTTAGCTGCACCAGATTATAAAGAAAAATTTTGCAACCCTAATAACAGTCATCTTAACCAATATGTAAATGTTAATAAAGTTTTTCATGCTGTTGCACTTGATGATAATAGAGCACAAATATTTACACCGATTTTATCAAGTTGTAATAATATAAAGTTAAGACGAAATAAAACCTTAGATGATGTTGTAAAAGAGGTTTGGTTTTCTGGAGCTCATAGCGATGTTGGTGGTGGATATACCGATAGTCCAGAAATATCTTATGTGTCATTAAATTGGATGATAATGAGTTAA
- a CDS encoding adenylate kinase translates to MLVKLQDLYFKPFISEEKIQATVQQMVDAIAEDLKDEMPIFVGILNGSFMFVSDFVKKYPHPCEVTFIKLASYDGVKSTEDIQRLIGLTQDLTDRTVVILEDIIDSGNTLEEVHRIFKNENVKQLIIATLFYKPEAYKKDFKLHYVGLDIPNKFIVGYGLDYNGLGRDLPAVYQLKTTQHMINIVLFGPPGAGKGTQANFLKDKYNLVHISTGDVFRYNIKNETALGTLAKSYMDKGELVPDEVTIDMLNAEVEKNADANGFIFDGFPRTNAQAEALDVLMNSKDSQINAMVALEVEDEVLVGRLLERGKTSGRADDADEGIIRNRIKEYYNKTAILKDYYSAQEKYFGVDGVGSIEEITERLSEVLDRL, encoded by the coding sequence ATGCTAGTTAAGCTACAGGATTTATATTTCAAACCATTTATTTCAGAAGAGAAAATACAAGCTACTGTTCAACAAATGGTCGATGCTATTGCAGAAGACTTAAAGGACGAAATGCCCATTTTTGTTGGTATTCTTAACGGCTCTTTCATGTTTGTAAGTGATTTTGTAAAAAAGTATCCTCATCCTTGCGAGGTCACTTTTATAAAATTAGCATCTTATGATGGTGTTAAGTCTACTGAAGATATTCAGCGTTTAATAGGTTTGACTCAAGATTTAACTGACAGAACAGTAGTGATTCTTGAAGATATTATCGATTCTGGTAACACGCTTGAAGAAGTGCACCGCATTTTTAAAAACGAAAACGTAAAGCAACTCATTATTGCTACGTTATTTTATAAGCCAGAAGCTTACAAAAAAGACTTTAAATTACACTATGTTGGTTTAGATATTCCTAATAAATTTATTGTTGGCTACGGCTTGGATTATAATGGGTTAGGACGTGATTTACCAGCAGTATATCAACTAAAAACTACACAACACATGATTAACATTGTATTATTTGGACCTCCAGGAGCAGGCAAAGGTACACAGGCAAATTTTTTGAAAGACAAATACAATCTAGTACATATTTCTACAGGAGATGTGTTTAGATATAACATAAAAAATGAAACTGCTTTAGGAACTTTAGCTAAGTCTTACATGGACAAAGGCGAATTAGTTCCTGATGAGGTTACTATAGATATGCTTAATGCTGAAGTAGAAAAAAATGCAGATGCTAATGGTTTTATTTTTGACGGTTTTCCTAGAACAAATGCGCAGGCCGAAGCTTTAGACGTGTTAATGAACTCTAAAGATTCTCAAATTAACGCCATGGTTGCTCTAGAAGTTGAAGACGAAGTCTTGGTTGGACGTTTATTAGAACGAGGAAAAACAAGTGGACGTGCAGATGATGCTGATGAAGGTATTATACGTAACCGTATTAAAGAATACTACAACAAAACAGCAATATTAAAAGACTATTATTCAGCTCAAGAAAAGTATTTTGGTGTTGATGGTGTTGGTAGTATTGAAGAAATTACAGAACGGTTAAGCGAGGTTTTAGATAGACTTTAA